TGAAACGCAAAGTCTCATCATCTCTCCACGATCGTTTCATTAATAGCATGACCAAAGTGTCTTCCGCCTTCTTCAAGTCTCACCAGCACCTTCTGTCCTTCTTTCAATTCTGCCACCGAAACTGAACCATCTGGTGTGCAAAGCCGTATCGTTTCGGCGTTCTGAAGAATCGTCGTGTATTTCTTTCCACTTGCATCAATCTCGACGAGAATGAGAGGTCGTCGCTCAATCTTGGCCCTACCAACAACAACAGTCCTGCAGTTCCCGCTGATGTCGACTGCGAGCAGTTCATCACCGCTGGAGACCTCGGAAAGATATCTTGTTTTTCCATCAGGGCCGAGAATATACGCATGTACCGCTCCAGCGTTCACTCTGAAAGGTCTCGAAGCGACATATTCGCTTTCAAGGCTCTCTGAATGGACGAGAAAAAGGCAGGCAGACTGCGAGCCAACGAGCATGCCCTCTCCTACCCTGAGTAGCGAGCACGTATCGACACACACTCTGTCCCCCAGCGACAGTGGTACAATTCTGCTGACAGGTACCGCTGTCAGCTTGATTGGTGGCAGCTCCCTTGAAACGGCGCCACGAAACTCCTTGAGAGTCTTCGGGGAATTCGGCTCGATGACAATTCCCGAGACGCCGACTTCGAGGGTCTCTGCAAACAATTTTGCCTCCTCCGGATTTGATGTTGAAGCAAGAAGTTTCGTTTTCGATCTTTGAAATTCCGCAATCAAGTTCTCGAGTGGAATGATTTTCCAGTCAAGGGTCTTGATAACAATAAATTCAATCTTGTCTTTTAGTTCGCTCGCCTTCCTAAGATCATCGGCCTTTTTGATCGTAAGAACTTGCCCGACGAGGGATTCGTCGAGAAATATTTTTTCTCCTCTGAGGGTGAAAGCATCAAACTTCCCAAGCTTCTTAAATTCTTCATCTTCTTCTCTGATGAGAATATCGACAAACCCGCTTTCCAGGGCTGTCGTTACGATCCTTTTTCTCTCATCTCGAGATGATGGTTCTGTTGCGCTGACCCAGATAATCCTTCCTTTCCGGTCTCCAGGCATTAGATCACGTCAGTATTTTCATCGCTTCCTCAACACTTGCATCTTCCAGAACGATTTTTGAAATTGCCTTTGTGATTCCGACAACGTCCCTGTGCTGGAAGACGTTCCTGCCGATCGAGACGCCTTTTCCTCCAGCTTCGATGGAGTCCTTGACCATTTGGAGGAGCCTCTCGTCTGAATCCATCTTAGGACCACCTGCAATGACAACCGGCGCGAGAGCACCTTTGACAACTTCCCTGAATGAATCGATATCACCAGTGTAATTCGTCTTGATGACATCGGCCCCGAGTTCCGCGGCTACCCTTGCGCAGTGTTTTACCAAATCAACATCGAATGAGTCTCTGATATTTTTTCCTCGGGGGTAAATCATCACGAGCAGGGGCATTCCCCATTCGTTGCATTTTCTCGCGATCTCTCCAAAATCTCTCAGCATCTGGGACTCGGTATTCGATCCGAGATTGATGTGAATCGAGACAGCGTCAGCACCGAGTTTGATCGCCTCTTCGACGCTCGTCACGATGACCTTTTCATTTGGATCGGTGCCAAGATTTGTACTTGCAGAGAGGTGAACAATTAATCCAATGTCTCGGCCAAATGAACGGTGACCATATTGAACAATTCCTTTGTGAAGAACGACGGCTGTTGCGCCGCCTTCCGCTACCATATCAATTGTTCTTTTCATATCAACTAATCCATCGATCGGGCCGAGTGAAATACCGTGATCCATCGGCACTATCACGGCCCGTCCTGTTTTCCTATCCATAATTCGTTCCATGCGTATGCTTTTCCCAAGCACAATACCACCTCGGGCGGAGCGTGACAATACTTAGCACGCTTATAATTCTTTCTATGATCTTTACTTCAATTAGCCATTTTTGCAGGATATATTGAATACCGATCTCAATGTGCTCAGTCATTAAGAATTTTCTAGAATGATTGAAATGCCTTCCAAATTGGCCCAAGAAATCAATTTATTCGGAGGAAATGAAAGAAAAGAATTTTTTGAAGTATCCTTAGTCTCTTTAGCTCTTTCTTCATGCGCCGTTAGGATCGATTGGCACAAAAATATTCAGTCATGAAGTAGTGGGATGCTGCAGTGCTGCCTCACACTGATCAAATAATGCGTCGAGTTGTGGTTTGAAGGTCGCCAAACCAGTCGTCATATAATGGAATTACACGTTGATAAATGGAGCAAATATAAATCTAAAAATTGGTCGAGCTCGACGGCTTGCGACTCTCGCTCTACTTTCATATGAACTGCTTTGGCAAACTGTTCTGCAATTCTTGATGTCAGCAGACTCTTCGTTATTGTTTCACTGTTTTGTAAGAACGATTGCGTTTGGATCTGAGTCGATCATATTTCCTGAGATTGTACCGGTCATAATGTCGCTCGTGAACGCGAATCTAATCGTAATAGCCCAAGGCGCGGTATCGTCAGAGGTGATAGTTAAGTTGCCACCCTCAACGGATCCTGTGAAATGGAAATGATGGTTTACTGGAGGAATATGGTACTCTGTGAGATACTCATACGATGCTGGCACGATATCCATCATACCGCTAACAGAATTCCCGTCTTGGTGCAGTTGCATGCTAAACTCTCCCCAGACTTTGACTTCTCTTGTGCCTTCGAAAAATGGGTCAAGCTCATAATAGATACAATCAAAGGTACTTTCCCAGGTGCCTTCAAGATCTCGAGCGGGGCTTAAATTCCAGAAGTTTATGCCGTAGATATCCGCGAAAATGAAAATGAGCGCGATCACGCAAACCGCGACAATCACGCCTCCCGCGATTTTTGTAGCTTTTAACGGCTTTTTTGGCATTTCCTTGTATTTTTTCATCATCTTTGAAATTCAAGATATCATCCTTGATGGCGATCGAAATACTGATTATTTAATTTTTATTGGATTGTAGTTAAAAATGATTCTAATTTGTTCGCTTGGTAGAAAAGAAAATCTCAACCCTTATTGGCGTACGCCGATTGTCAGTTACTCGTATGGCGATCAGATGCACCATACCCCCCAATTCAGATACCTTATGAGGTCAACAGAGCACTTAACTGTTCATCATTAATCATTAAATTGGAAAGCGTTTTCTATTGGAACCACATTGTATTAACTAAATGTGGCGTTCATTGGCAAAATATTTCGGACGATATCCGTCGCAGGCAAAGGTCGCCAAGCTCCTTCTTCAGTATGGGCTGCGCGTCGCTAATCACACAATTTTCTGTGGTGATGTAGAAGTTGCGGATATCGCTGTCGCTAGAGCGGCAGGCGTTGATAGGAGGATCGTCAGAGCAGCAGTTGAAACGATCATGTCTCACGATGAGCTCCTCAATGTATACTCTCAATTGCGCCCTACTGCCCTTTTGAAAGATGTTGCCCCTGTCATGGGCTGGAGCGCGATTGAAATCATCCCTGTCGACGCCCAAATGCCAGGCATACTTGCGGACGTTGCGGGAGTTATTGCAAGCGCAGGTATCAGTATTAGACAAGCAATCGTCGATGACCCTGAACTCTCGGAAGAGCCGCGTCTCTATGTTATTACGGAAAGTCCCGTACCTCCAGAACTTATCCCCGCAATCAAAGCCTGCCGTGGGGTTCGCAGTATCCTGATCCATTAGGGGGATTGTTCGATTACAATCGATCGAGAAATCCGCCTGAATCCCTATATCTGCGCATTCATTGCCATCATCGGCATTTCCTTCTCCTCTATTTTTGTCCGATGGAGCGATGCTCCTCCTATCGTAATTGCTGCTTATCGTATGGGATTGACCTCACTCATTCTGCTCCCATTTGCACTGAATATATCAAAAACGGAATTAAAAGGGATCTCCAGCAGAGAATTCATCTCTCTCTCGATCGTAGGACTTACGCTCGCCCTTCATTTTTTCTTCTTTATTTCTGCAGTAAAAATGACAACGGTCGCAAATGCTGTTATCCTTGTGACATCTCACCCACTCATCGTTTGCATCCTTTCTAGTATACTGTTTCGTGAACCCATACACCACTGGATTATTGGTGCATTAGTAGGTTTTGCTGGTGTTACCCTCATATACTCAGGGAATAGGGGAATCGGCGAGAACATGGGAAACTTCCTCGCGTTGCTAGGTGCGGTTGCTGCAGCGATCTACATCATTTCTGGAAGGGTGATAAGGCAGAAAATGGGTCTCATTGCGTATGTCTTTATTGTATATTCTTTTTCTTCGATTTTTTTATTCATGGCATGTTTGATCACTAACGCACCACTCTGGCCTTATCCTGTACATGAACTCACAATTTTCTTGAGTCTTGCAATTGTCTCTACGATTTTTGGACACACTCTTTTCAACTATTCTCTAAAATATCTGCCGGCGACTTTCATCAGCATCTCATTTCTCGGAGAGCCTATCGGTGCGACTCTCTTTGCAGCTTTATTCCTTGGGGAAACCCCATCGGTGGTTGCGATCTTTGGTGGC
This region of Methanomassiliicoccales archaeon genomic DNA includes:
- a CDS encoding 3-dehydroquinate synthase II, whose translation is MPGDRKGRIIWVSATEPSSRDERKRIVTTALESGFVDILIREEDEEFKKLGKFDAFTLRGEKIFLDESLVGQVLTIKKADDLRKASELKDKIEFIVIKTLDWKIIPLENLIAEFQRSKTKLLASTSNPEEAKLFAETLEVGVSGIVIEPNSPKTLKEFRGAVSRELPPIKLTAVPVSRIVPLSLGDRVCVDTCSLLRVGEGMLVGSQSACLFLVHSESLESEYVASRPFRVNAGAVHAYILGPDGKTRYLSEVSSGDELLAVDISGNCRTVVVGRAKIERRPLILVEIDASGKKYTTILQNAETIRLCTPDGSVSVAELKEGQKVLVRLEEGGRHFGHAINETIVER
- a CDS encoding class I fructose-bisphosphate aldolase family protein — encoded protein: MVLGKSIRMERIMDRKTGRAVIVPMDHGISLGPIDGLVDMKRTIDMVAEGGATAVVLHKGIVQYGHRSFGRDIGLIVHLSASTNLGTDPNEKVIVTSVEEAIKLGADAVSIHINLGSNTESQMLRDFGEIARKCNEWGMPLLVMIYPRGKNIRDSFDVDLVKHCARVAAELGADVIKTNYTGDIDSFREVVKGALAPVVIAGGPKMDSDERLLQMVKDSIEAGGKGVSIGRNVFQHRDVVGITKAISKIVLEDASVEEAMKILT
- a CDS encoding ACT domain-containing protein, which translates into the protein MWRSLAKYFGRYPSQAKVAKLLLQYGLRVANHTIFCGDVEVADIAVARAAGVDRRIVRAAVETIMSHDELLNVYSQLRPTALLKDVAPVMGWSAIEIIPVDAQMPGILADVAGVIASAGISIRQAIVDDPELSEEPRLYVITESPVPPELIPAIKACRGVRSILIH
- a CDS encoding DMT family transporter, yielding MGLTSLILLPFALNISKTELKGISSREFISLSIVGLTLALHFFFFISAVKMTTVANAVILVTSHPLIVCILSSILFREPIHHWIIGALVGFAGVTLIYSGNRGIGENMGNFLALLGAVAAAIYIISGRVIRQKMGLIAYVFIVYSFSSIFLFMACLITNAPLWPYPVHELTIFLSLAIVSTIFGHTLFNYSLKYLPATFISISFLGEPIGATLFAALFLGETPSVVAIFGGSLVVIGIMIAAWKSRLVLKASDNSLVR